One Mangrovimonas cancribranchiae DNA segment encodes these proteins:
- a CDS encoding GIN domain-containing protein: MKKHVFLTGIFSILILSVFAQEKIKGNRNVTIVETKIDPFNKLVISQDFEVVLVKGFDASVEIEADENLHNVINFNVSNGVLALSSDYKITSKKKLNITIKYTEDLSFIQLKNDAEISAISAFNSPEITLELHDNSNTELNIESKKLNIIAQAKSKLKLNIQSDSVHLELNESSKMEALINGQYLKADLYQSAKADIEGTCAELHLNTMNFTDFIGKNFTCKNSKILAEDSSDVTTHTEEHLILEATGDSEIELYGLPKITIDKFSGTTELKKKEL, from the coding sequence ATGAAAAAACATGTATTCCTTACAGGAATTTTTTCCATACTAATATTATCGGTATTTGCCCAAGAAAAAATAAAAGGCAACCGTAATGTTACCATTGTAGAAACGAAAATAGATCCTTTTAATAAGCTTGTTATTAGTCAAGATTTTGAAGTGGTTTTAGTAAAAGGGTTTGATGCTTCTGTAGAAATTGAAGCCGATGAAAACCTACATAATGTTATTAACTTTAATGTATCTAATGGCGTACTAGCTTTAAGTAGCGATTATAAAATCACCTCTAAAAAGAAACTTAACATAACAATTAAATACACCGAAGATTTATCGTTTATTCAACTAAAAAACGATGCAGAAATATCGGCTATTAGCGCTTTTAATAGTCCAGAAATCACTTTAGAACTTCATGATAACTCTAATACCGAATTAAATATTGAGTCTAAAAAACTGAATATAATTGCTCAAGCTAAATCTAAATTAAAGCTTAATATACAAAGTGATTCTGTACATTTAGAACTAAATGAAAGCAGTAAAATGGAAGCGCTAATTAATGGGCAATATTTAAAAGCCGATTTATATCAAAGTGCCAAGGCCGATATTGAAGGAACTTGTGCTGAACTTCATTTAAACACTATGAATTTTACCGATTTTATAGGCAAAAATTTTACGTGTAAAAACAGCAAAATACTTGCCGAAGACAGTAGCGATGTAACCACACATACAGAAGAACATTTAATTTTAGAGGCTACTGGAGACTCCGAAATTGAGCTTTATGGCTTACCTAAAATTACTATTGATAAATTTTCTGGAACAACAGAGCTTAAGAAAAAAGAGTTATAA
- a CDS encoding YceI family protein translates to MKRLLIFFVVLTLVSFRFMKETETSVLLSPESKLYVEGTTNIKDFNCEFDVTAIKKEIPVSFVAKPNGLLFKRAKLTLNNSCFDCGNKGINKDFNKLLKTEQHPQIVLHLNELVYNNTNNNVVEAYLQIDMAGVLKPYKIPVTVSQDQGFNVKGQLHLNISDFHLEPPQKVFGLIKVKDVITINFDLVLKRC, encoded by the coding sequence ATGAAACGTTTATTAATATTTTTTGTAGTCTTAACCTTAGTGTCTTTCAGGTTTATGAAAGAAACAGAAACATCGGTATTACTTTCTCCCGAAAGTAAGCTTTATGTTGAAGGGACTACCAATATTAAAGATTTTAATTGCGAATTTGACGTTACTGCCATTAAAAAAGAAATTCCAGTAAGCTTTGTAGCAAAACCTAATGGGTTGTTGTTTAAAAGAGCCAAGTTAACCTTAAACAACTCATGTTTTGATTGTGGTAACAAAGGCATAAATAAAGACTTCAACAAACTTTTAAAAACAGAACAGCACCCACAAATTGTATTACATTTAAACGAGCTTGTTTATAATAATACAAACAACAATGTTGTAGAGGCTTATTTACAAATTGATATGGCTGGTGTTTTAAAGCCTTATAAAATACCCGTTACTGTAAGCCAAGACCAAGGGTTTAATGTAAAAGGGCAGCTGCACTTAAACATAAGTGATTTCCATTTAGAACCACCGCAAAAGGTGTTTGGATTAATAAAAGTAAAAGATGTTATAACTATAAATTTTGATTTGGTCTTGAAAAGATGTTAA
- a CDS encoding YceI family protein, whose amino-acid sequence MVQFKTLRLLVVFLILGLYNQVDLVAQNYSVNNQKSSLLVLGTSSLHDWEITAEQQKGTIQIENTEQFTLKDLTMTFDVEALKSGKSSMDKNTRKALDYSDYKTITFKLNKVKSITKNGAGYNVVAVGNLTIAGTTKSIELPFTLSPSNGTISLSGKKDLKMTTFNVEPPTALLGTITTGDEITIKFNTIFN is encoded by the coding sequence ATGGTACAATTTAAGACCCTCCGATTATTAGTCGTTTTTCTAATATTAGGACTGTATAACCAAGTAGATTTGGTTGCACAAAACTATTCAGTCAATAATCAAAAATCATCATTATTAGTATTAGGGACTTCAAGTTTACACGATTGGGAAATTACTGCAGAACAACAAAAAGGTACTATTCAAATTGAAAATACCGAGCAGTTTACCTTAAAAGACTTAACAATGACTTTTGATGTTGAAGCCTTAAAGAGTGGCAAGTCTTCTATGGATAAAAACACTAGAAAAGCCCTTGACTATTCAGATTATAAAACAATAACCTTTAAGCTTAATAAAGTAAAATCTATAACAAAAAATGGCGCAGGATATAATGTTGTAGCTGTGGGTAACTTAACCATAGCAGGAACTACAAAATCTATAGAGTTGCCTTTTACTTTAAGTCCATCAAACGGAACAATTTCATTGTCAGGAAAGAAAGACTTAAAAATGACAACTTTTAATGTAGAGCCGCCAACAGCATTACTTGGTACCATTACTACAGGAGATGAAATAACCATCAAATTCAATACAATTTTCAACTAA
- the trxB gene encoding thioredoxin-disulfide reductase: MSDTIENVKCLIIGSGPAGYTAAIYAARANMNPVLYQGTQPGGQLTTTNDVENFPGYPDGITGPEMMIELQKQAQRFGTDVRDGWITKVDFSGDTHKVWVNEEKEIHCDTVIISTGASAKYLGLDSEQKYLKLGGGVSACAVCDGFFYRNQEVVIVGAGDSACEEAHYLSKLCKKVTMLVRRDEFRASKIMEARVRNTENIEILMNTETEEVIGDGQVVTGVKVKNNQTNEVTEIPATGFFVAIGHKPNTDIFKEYLELDETGYIINKPGTAKTNVNGVFVSGDAADHVYRQAITAAGTGCMAALDAERYLAAKDSEFEVSTSTYN, translated from the coding sequence ATGTCTGATACAATAGAAAACGTAAAGTGTTTAATAATAGGTTCTGGTCCTGCGGGATATACTGCGGCTATTTATGCAGCTAGAGCAAATATGAATCCTGTGTTATACCAAGGAACACAGCCAGGAGGGCAATTAACAACAACTAACGATGTTGAGAACTTTCCAGGCTATCCAGATGGTATTACAGGACCTGAAATGATGATAGAATTACAAAAACAAGCACAGCGTTTTGGTACCGATGTGAGAGATGGTTGGATTACCAAAGTAGATTTTTCTGGCGATACACATAAGGTTTGGGTAAATGAAGAAAAAGAAATTCACTGCGATACAGTCATAATTTCTACAGGAGCTTCTGCTAAATACCTCGGGTTAGATTCTGAGCAAAAATATTTAAAGCTTGGTGGCGGTGTTTCTGCTTGTGCTGTTTGTGATGGTTTCTTTTACCGTAATCAAGAAGTCGTTATTGTTGGTGCTGGAGATTCTGCTTGTGAGGAAGCTCATTATTTATCAAAATTATGTAAGAAAGTAACCATGTTAGTACGTCGTGATGAATTTAGAGCGTCGAAAATCATGGAAGCACGTGTAAGAAACACAGAAAACATTGAGATTTTAATGAATACCGAAACTGAAGAGGTTATAGGAGATGGACAAGTAGTTACAGGAGTAAAAGTAAAGAATAACCAAACTAATGAGGTAACCGAAATACCAGCTACTGGATTTTTTGTAGCTATTGGTCATAAACCAAATACCGATATTTTTAAAGAATATCTAGAATTAGACGAAACAGGATACATTATAAATAAACCCGGAACAGCAAAAACAAATGTTAATGGCGTTTTTGTAAGTGGTGATGCTGCAGATCATGTATATAGACAAGCTATTACAGCTGCAGGAACAGGTTGTATGGCTGCCTTGGATGCTGAACGCTACTTAGCTGCTAAAGACTCAGAGTTTGAGGTAAGTACCTCTACTTACAACTAG
- a CDS encoding NAD-dependent succinate-semialdehyde dehydrogenase, protein MATTITTQNPFNEKPLNTYSLFTKKQLETVLQTSQNTFLTWRETKIKKRCKLLKKLKALLLERKNDYALLMAQEMGKPITQGVAEIEKCAWLCDFYRKNSEDFLADDIIKTEAHESFISYDPLGIILSIMPWNYPFWQVLRFAVPTLTAGNTAVLKHASNVTGCALEIEKLFKDAGYPKGCFTTILANHKQIETLINDNRIKAVSLTGSETAGRKIAEIAGKNLKKCVLELGGNNACVVLNDADLDTHINTMVTARMQNNGQSCIAAKRFIVEEGIYDTFIQQFQDKIAQLNTGNPEDNNTEISVLARTDLAEELEHQVKESIKQGAIVSYGNKRMNAYYQPTIVTNVTPEMPVFKEETFGPVAAIIKVKNKEEAYKMASLSKFGLGCMVFTKDTEDALARISQIEDGAFFINEMVKSDPRLPFGGTKASGYGRELSKEGILEFVNKKTVYLK, encoded by the coding sequence ATGGCAACTACAATAACAACCCAAAATCCTTTTAACGAAAAGCCTTTAAACACCTACTCGCTATTTACTAAAAAGCAACTTGAAACTGTTTTACAAACCTCTCAAAACACGTTTTTAACATGGCGAGAAACCAAAATAAAAAAGCGTTGCAAATTGTTGAAAAAACTGAAAGCTCTACTTCTTGAACGAAAAAACGACTACGCGTTATTAATGGCCCAAGAAATGGGCAAACCAATAACACAAGGTGTTGCCGAAATTGAAAAGTGTGCTTGGTTATGCGATTTTTACCGAAAAAACAGTGAAGACTTCCTGGCCGATGACATAATAAAAACCGAAGCTCATGAAAGCTTTATTAGTTACGATCCTTTGGGTATTATTTTATCTATTATGCCTTGGAATTATCCTTTTTGGCAAGTCTTACGATTTGCTGTTCCAACATTAACGGCTGGAAATACAGCGGTTTTAAAACACGCTTCTAACGTAACAGGTTGCGCTTTAGAAATTGAAAAACTATTTAAAGATGCTGGCTATCCCAAAGGTTGCTTTACAACTATTCTAGCCAATCACAAACAAATCGAAACACTTATTAATGATAACAGAATTAAAGCTGTTTCCTTAACAGGCAGTGAAACAGCAGGAAGAAAAATTGCTGAAATAGCTGGAAAAAACCTTAAAAAATGCGTGCTAGAATTAGGTGGGAATAATGCCTGTGTTGTTTTAAACGATGCCGATTTAGATACGCATATAAACACAATGGTAACAGCTAGAATGCAAAATAATGGACAAAGCTGTATTGCCGCCAAACGCTTTATTGTGGAAGAGGGTATTTATGACACATTTATACAACAATTTCAAGATAAGATAGCACAACTAAATACTGGTAATCCCGAAGATAATAATACAGAAATTAGTGTTCTAGCAAGAACAGATTTAGCCGAAGAATTAGAACATCAAGTGAAAGAATCTATCAAGCAAGGCGCTATTGTATCCTATGGAAACAAAAGAATGAACGCTTACTACCAACCAACTATAGTTACAAATGTAACACCAGAAATGCCCGTTTTTAAAGAAGAAACCTTTGGTCCTGTAGCAGCCATAATTAAAGTGAAAAATAAGGAAGAAGCTTATAAAATGGCTTCACTTTCTAAATTTGGTTTAGGCTGCATGGTTTTTACTAAAGATACAGAAGATGCTTTAGCAAGAATTAGTCAAATTGAAGATGGTGCCTTTTTTATTAACGAAATGGTAAAGTCTGATCCACGATTACCTTTTGGTGGCACAAAAGCTTCTGGTTATGGTAGAGAATTATCAAAAGAAGGAATTTTGGAGTTTGTCAATAAAAAAACCGTGTATTTAAAGTAA